The DNA region CTGAAATTAATGTGCCAAAGTCTTTTGGCTTGATATTTACAAGCAGCCTCCTTATTGGCTGCGAAAACATAGTAAAAGTTCAACAAACCTTACATTATAACCAATATGAAAGTAGAGCATCATCTGTAGAGATAGCAAAGCAATCCAAAATTAGCATACCAACCTTTTTTGAGACTGGGTCCTCATCTGTCGCGAGAAAATTCAGATCCTGGTCAAAGTGCTGATCTGTAAATGCTCCCTGCAAGTAATCCAATGACCATCAAATGACCACACAATAAATAAGGACCATCGACTTGCCCTAAACTATCAAACTTCATACCTACCTTACGAAGCATCTTTTTAGGGAAAGGACCTTTCAATTCCATGTGAAGGCGAAGCATGTCATTGTTAGTAGCACCAGGAAATAAGACCTTCCCAGTGTAAAGCTCAAACAAACAGCAACCAACTGACCATATATCCATGGGAAGGTCATATGATAGTCCTAGAACTGAAGACAGAAATAATAATGATTAATTACAAGAAAAATTAATCAAAAGGAAGCAATATTAAATTGCAAATAGTATCGAACTTACTTATCTCAGGGGCGCGATAAAAACGGCTAACAAGATAGGGTGTGATTTCATTTTTACCGGCAAACATGGCATTACCGAAGTCGCAAAGCTTCAATACGTTTTTTGCTTCATTGACCTAGAGAACGAAATCACACTAATCACaatgaagaaattcaaaatagtATACAGAAACGCTAAAACATAACAAGAAAAACAAAAGCAGAGGATACTGCCTGCATACCAGCATATTATCAGGTTTGATATCACAATGGAGAACGCCACAATTTTTCAAATGTTTCAATGCTATGAATAGTTGCTTAGCATATGCCCTCACAGCTGTAAGCTTCAGACCAATATTACGACCAAATTTCTTCAGAACTTCTCGTAAATTCATATGAAGAGATTCAAAAACTAAGCATAGATGATTCCGGTACTTGAAGGTAGAAAGAAAACGAACACAATGGCGCTTGCTCTCAGGATCAGCACCAGCCAACTTCTTTAATATGACCAACTCTTCCATACCAGCCTTATACCTGTATTTAAATACAAAACAAGAATATTAAGATGGTTAGCACAGGACTTCCAATTATTACAACCATTTAAAGCTAAATAAAagcaaaataagaaagataCTCACATTGTTTCATTATTACGTATAATTTTAATTGCAACTTCATCAGTGTCCCCAGGCTTTGCCTTTAGATCCTTTGCCCGAACAACAGTTGAAAATACACCTTTTCCATGGGAAGCTATTATCTCATAACGGCCATCAAGTACTTCCCCGAAACGGTAGCCTGGTTGTAAAGAAAGTAATGAGACTACAATTAGAGAATGTCCAACTGAAAAATTAACACATACATAAATAGCACAGATATACGAATACAAATAGGCATATACACTATGGTTTGGCTCTACTCTTAATCATTTCCAAAATGAGACTTCATCAAACCCAGCTCCACCAAAAACTCCAATTTTTACCCTAGTATGATATGTTTCAAGTTACAAAAGCACACCTTTTACCAGGCAATGGGTATTTAACCAAGTCTAAAACAAGAAAAGGAATATCATGGATTTATATAAATAGATGGTTACAGACATAATGCAGTAGAGAATAGAGATATTAGTGGTTAGGCACATACCATAGTAACCTTCGGCATCATCCCAGTTGTCATTTAGTCCACTCTTTTCAACAGCTATACCATCCCCTTTACCCTGAAGAAGTTTATGATTCAAATAAGAGAAGCAGCAAATGGCTCCTAACAGAGAAGCACATCGAAAAACGATAACATGGAGTAGATTCAGCAGACCCCGGGCAACATAActtcaatgaaaaaaaaaactcataaaaacaaaaacaagaaaacaccCCAAGACTAACCGTTTTACGAATTCCAGCAGGTGATTCTCCAAATATAtcatcacaaaacatatcattGGATCTCTCGCTCTGCAACAATTCCAGAAAGAAACCCATCATTCTATGACATTATCACATTATATTACAATATAAAGATAAAGACCAGAAACAACCGACGGAAAGTGTCATTCATGATACTGAGACAATATTGAACCCCTTCTATGACCTTTTCTATAAGAAACAAGCAGCAAGGGAACTTGCATAAGGCTGATAGTGAAGATAAAAAGTTTTAAATCAAGGGCAACAAAAGTACCTTGGGAGTACCCTCTCCTAGCCCGCCAGTTCCAGTGGGCATTTCAACAGTTGAAACACCATTTTGCGAAGGCAATTTCCCCACAGCAAAGGACGGTTCAGGGACATAATCATCTACTCCTTCAGTCTGATTGTCAGAGTTTTCTGGTAGAAGTTCAGCAGATGCCACTTGTGCTAGCGTATCTACAACTGCATCCACAACTGGCATGTAAAATGCAAGAATTACAAAAACATATCATTACCAGAAAAAGAGAAGCACACGTCCAACAACATGCTTAACATACAGGTGACTATGCTGTCATAAAATGACAAACCATCAGAAAGTTCCAGAGAAAAGGCTTTAAGATATTTCAGTCATAATCCAGCACAAACAGCATCCATAATTGATAGCCAACACTTCTATTTCATAAATCCTTTATCTTGCATTCATATATATGATGAACTAGTTAATACCAGATAACATATGAAATGGCAAAAAGAGGACATAGAAGTGACATAGAATTGAGCAAGTGTTGCTCCCAGTGAAACTCAAGCTCAGCTATTTGCCAAACAGCTAGTACATACAAATGTTAGTAAATAACAATAAAGGTAAGCACATATTATCATTGACGATACCTTGTAAATGAGTTTCAGATTTTTGCTGTTTGTTTTTGTACTTTTCAAGGATAGCTTGCCTTCGCCTCCTACTTTCCTCCTTGATTCTCTCAAGATCATCCTCTTCCTGCTCAGCAAGTTGCACTGCGATCTTTTCTTGATAGTCCTCTTGCCTGTCAAGATCTCTGAGACCACCCAAGCACAAAACGAACAAGTTTAGCATGTgatgaagaaaaagaataatcACATCAACTAATTTCTTTTAAAGAGAATCAGAGATACACACCTCTCCAACTTCTCATTTCCCTCTTTATCTTTAGATCTCTCATTTTCAAAATCACTTCCTGTATTCTCTGTATGGTAATCTTCATAGTTTCTTCGGTGCCTGGTTTCATTATACCTATCTTTATGAGCATCTTCACCCTTCTCATATTTCTGGCATCTGCTTAATCGATCAATATCATTATCCCTGCTTCTAGCCCTTCTGTCATCTCCAACCCCTTGTCGATCTCTCTCCCGATCCCTGATATAGTCTTCTCTTACATGATCCCTGTCCCtgtctctctccctctccctctccctctccctcccacTCACCCTCTCTTGCCCCCTTTCTCCTCGGTATCTGTCTCGAAGCCTGTTTCTTTCTCTATCTCTTACGATGTCCTCCTCCTTCCTTCCTTTGTCTCTAattctatctctatctctatcccAATCCCTGTCCCTGCTGCCCTCCCTGTAAGGGTCCCGAGCCTCCCTGTGTCTTTCTACTCTCTCTGTATATCTGCTGCTAGGGCTACGCTCCCGTTCTTTATCCTTGATGTCCCTGCAGC from Salvia splendens isolate huo1 chromosome 9, SspV2, whole genome shotgun sequence includes:
- the LOC121749598 gene encoding serine/threonine-protein kinase prpf4B-like isoform X2, whose translation is MAGDSIEPTRRKHHRSSSPDDAEEQSKRRKHRHHHRHRHRHRSSKEKAETTKLEELEGDRIDDTEVELMKLESTTENGVGSLSEVPVNRNDFSGFDYEMEEGEIVEDDGLVDFVNDDSDKFKKNSHLDVGFGDIKKNPQSDVEFREIKTNGCDDFNMGFNGDSLETVDRKFQKLGKDKTDSKESGEIDQERLSNSVSLANGGYEHKYQEVDSTRFSRDDKQIHNFADEVDRTGLRKSSSSEKVPGAGSNSHETHLKERSYSNLLRSPELSRGRSRSRSRSIVREASVEDPYCRERKHRSGSDDERTARDAKLYRHSCRDIKDKERERSPSSRYTERVERHREARDPYREGSRDRDWDRDRDRIRDKGRKEEDIVRDRERNRLRDRYRGERGQERVSGRERERERERDRDRDHVREDYIRDRERDRQGVGDDRRARSRDNDIDRLSRCQKYEKGEDAHKDRYNETRHRRNYEDYHTENTGSDFENERSKDKEGNEKLERDLDRQEDYQEKIAVQLAEQEEDDLERIKEESRRRRQAILEKYKNKQQKSETHLQVVDAVVDTLAQVASAELLPENSDNQTEGVDDYVPEPSFAVGKLPSQNGVSTVEMPTGTGGLGEGTPKSERSNDMFCDDIFGESPAGIRKTGKGDGIAVEKSGLNDNWDDAEGYYGYRFGEVLDGRYEIIASHGKGVFSTVVRAKDLKAKPGDTDEVAIKIIRNNETMYKAGMEELVILKKLAGADPESKRHCVRFLSTFKYRNHLCLVFESLHMNLREVLKKFGRNIGLKLTAVRAYAKQLFIALKHLKNCGVLHCDIKPDNMLVNEAKNVLKLCDFGNAMFAGKNEITPYLVSRFYRAPEIILGLSYDLPMDIWSVGCCLFELYTGKVLFPGATNNDMLRLHMELKGPFPKKMLRKVGSIYRSAL
- the LOC121749598 gene encoding serine/threonine-protein kinase prpf4B-like isoform X1, with product MAGDSIEPTRRKHHRSSSPDDAEEQSKRRKHRHHHRHRHRHRSSKEKAETTKLEELEGDRIDDTEVELMKLESTTENGVGSLSEVPVNRNDFSGFDYEMEEGEIVEDDGLVDFVNDDSDKFKKNSHLDVGFGDIKKNPQSDVEFREIKTNGCDDFNMGFNGDSLETVDRKFQKLGKDKTDSKESGEIDQERLSNSVSLANGGYEHKYQEVDSTRFSRDDKQIHNFADEVDRTGLRKSSSSEKVPGAGSNSHETHLKERSYSNLLRSPELSRGRSRSRSRSIVREASVEDPYCRERKHRSGSDDERTARDAKLYRHSCRDIKDKERERSPSSRYTERVERHREARDPYREGSRDRDWDRDRDRIRDKGRKEEDIVRDRERNRLRDRYRGERGQERVSGRERERERERDRDRDHVREDYIRDRERDRQGVGDDRRARSRDNDIDRLSRCQKYEKGEDAHKDRYNETRHRRNYEDYHTENTGSDFENERSKDKEGNEKLERDLDRQEDYQEKIAVQLAEQEEDDLERIKEESRRRRQAILEKYKNKQQKSETHLQVVDAVVDTLAQVASAELLPENSDNQTEGVDDYVPEPSFAVGKLPSQNGVSTVEMPTGTGGLGEGTPKSERSNDMFCDDIFGESPAGIRKTGKGDGIAVEKSGLNDNWDDAEGYYGYRFGEVLDGRYEIIASHGKGVFSTVVRAKDLKAKPGDTDEVAIKIIRNNETMYKAGMEELVILKKLAGADPESKRHCVRFLSTFKYRNHLCLVFESLHMNLREVLKKFGRNIGLKLTAVRAYAKQLFIALKHLKNCGVLHCDIKPDNMLVNEAKNVLKLCDFGNAMFAGKNEITPYLVSRFYRAPEIILGLSYDLPMDIWSVGCCLFELYTGKVLFPGATNNDMLRLHMELKGPFPKKMLRKGAFTDQHFDQDLNFLATDEDPVSKKPIRRLLVNIKPKDFGTLISGSPGEDPKMVANFRDLMEKIFVLDPDKRLNVSQALGHPFITGK